A section of the Acropora muricata isolate sample 2 chromosome 4, ASM3666990v1, whole genome shotgun sequence genome encodes:
- the LOC136914011 gene encoding probable E3 ubiquitin-protein ligase HECTD2, with amino-acid sequence MSGGGAKNSSARLLPPIKNPLFNPNEDSDEVRVTSVLQNGHSDRPRQGRRLGGLANLFSSRHRNSFSPNSAGGEETEPETSGESSNAVSHSKPTARTAQVGNRKTLLTDPETEEVSGSSNVKPTNSRVTNNRFSRNLSNNKTEADGEVLVEERNSPSDRENRKRISSSKQGSKITISEPKKTGLLRRDKEKRGLLVKQDSEDSGKFLSTDPQHERLHSAPSSDSEVVVHRNNRSKKEEKKKAEVVKYEDAMSLRNEWREAMASGEYRSLLGFLTSTFDTFSEMVSIFKKKDDFDPEELGESGIDHDFVRITYDIILSLPQDIQKNVLKSVINSLLQDIKRQRTKNDLRAYTILLQNPQFNKTATYVIFAHLLRQISSLMDAEHQFLVHWFRRLPVNTFKAIITRVQQFISVRLFPSKTNELPPDEKCTWWIPSAVKVLALLNASNWLLIPPLVNHTFFYNHSLDHIDLLSEYYSWQNPGANSNKFSFCQYPFTLSLAAKRFIMQKDSESQMIVMARKSLVAKVQRREIPDMGMLFLNIKVRRSHLIHDSLNEISRKQRDLKKKLKVTFTGEPGLDMGGLTKEWFLLLVRKIFRPEYGMFTYDEKSRTYWFSKNCMDNDSEFNLVGVLMGLAVYNSIILDIRFPPCCYKKLLSPAVVPFHDPHATVGLAALGLQDLIEAMPDLGRGLKELLEYDGDVKEDLCQTFQISYTVFGEVVTHSLKPKGDKIPVTEQNREEYVNLYVDYLLNKSIYQQFASFYHGFHSVCASNALIMLRPEEVEMLVCGNPELDMDALRKVTVYDGYTKNDSAIRYFWDVVMSFSMELKKKLLLFATGSDRVPIGGMGEMEFKIIRMEVAHSTSMLPMAHTCFNQLCLPPYKNRKVLKQKLTIAISNAEGFGIE; translated from the exons ATGTCTGGTGGAGGAGCCAAAAACAGTTCTGCTCGCCTTCTACCGCCGATAAAAAACCCACTTTTCAACCCGAACGAAGATTCCGATGAAGTGCGAGTAACCTCTGTG TTACAGAACGGTCATTCTGATCGACCTCGTCAGGGTAGAAGGTTAGGAGGCCTAGCAAATCTCTTCAGCTCTCGCCATCGAAATTCGTTTTCTCCGAACTCTGCTGGTGGGGAAGAAACAGAGCCAGAGACTTCAGGCGAAAGTTCGAACGCTGTTTCGCATTCAAAACCTACTGCGAGGACAGCACAAGTGGGAAACCGAAAAACCTTGCTGACGGACCCAGAAACTGAGGAAGTCTCAGGATCATCGAATGTGAAGCCAACCAATTCAAGGGTTACAAACAACCGTTTCTCTCGTAACCTCAGCAACAACAAAACGGAAGCTGACGGGGAAGTACTCGTCGAAGAACGGAATTCGCCTTCAGACAGAGAGAATAGAAAACGAATCTCTTCCTCCAAGCAAGGGTCGAAGATTACGATCAGTGAGCCGAAGAAGACAGGGCTTTTAAGGAGGGATAAGGAAAAAAGGGGCTTGTTGGTGAAACAAGATTCCGAAGACAGCGGGAAGTTTCTCTCGACGGATCCTCAGCATGAGCGCCTTCATTCAGCGCCTTCCTCGGACAGCGAAGTGGTGGTTCATCGAAATAATCGatcaaaaaaagaagaaaaaaagaaagctgaagTTGTGAAATATGAAGATGCTATGTCTCTAAG GAATGAGTGGAGAGAAGCAATGGCTTCAGGGGAATACAGAAGTCTCCTTGGGTTTTTGACGTCGACATTTGACACCTTTTCTGAAATGGTCTCAATATTCAAG AAGAAAGATGACTTTGATCCAGAAGAGCTTGGTGAAAGTGGTATTGATCATGACTTTGTTAGGATTACGTACGATATCATCCTGTCACTG CCCCAAGATATACAAAAGAATGTCCTCAAATCTGTCATTAACAGCTTGTTGCAAGATATCAAAAG gcaaagaacaaaaaatgatCTCAGAGCTTACACAATTCTTCTACAG aaCCCTCAGTTTAACAAAACAGCTACTTATGTAATCTTTGCGCACTTGCTACGACAAATCTCATCACTGATGGATGCAGAACATCAGTTCCTTGTTCACTGGTTTAGAAG acTTCCAGTCAATACCTTTAAAGCAATCATTACAAGGGTACAACAG tttaTCAGTGTGCGTCTGTTTCCAAGCAAAACCAATGAACTTCCTCCTGATGAGAAATGTACTTGGTGGATTCCTTCTGCCGTTAAAGTTCTAGCTCTATTAA ATGCCTCCAATTGGTTGTTGATTCCTCCTCTTGTCAATCACACCTTCTTCTATAATCATTCCCTTGATCACATTGATCTCCTGAGCGAGTACTATTCATGGCAAAACCCAGGTGCTAACTCAAA tAAGTTTTCATTCTGTCAGTACCCCTTCACTCTGAGCCTAGCAGCCAAACGGTTTATAATGCAAAAGGACTCCGAGTCGCAAATGATTGTGATGGCCAGG AAAAGTCTTGTTGCAAAAGTCCAAAGACGAGAAATACCAGACATGGGCATGCTGTTTCTCAACATCAAAGTGCGTCGTTCTCACTTGATTCATGATTCATTGAATGAG ATTTCTCGGAAGCAGAGggatttgaagaagaaactAAAAGTCACGTTTACAGGTGAACCTGGACTTGATATGGGTGGGCTCACAAAAGAGTGGTTCCTGTTACTGGTCAGAAAAATCTTCAGACCAGAATATG GAATGTTTACATATGACGAGAAGTCAAGAACGTACTGGTTTAGCAAGAATTGCATGGACAATGACTCTGAATTTAATTTAGTTGGTGTT CTAATGGGGTTAGCAGTTTACAACAGCATTATTTTAGACATCAGATTTCCTCCATGCTGCTACAAAAAGCTTCTGAGTCCAGCTGTTGTTCCATTCCATGATCCTCATGCTACAGTTGGTCTTGCAGCTTTGGGACTTCAAGATCTCATTGAGGCAATGCCG GATCTGGGGCGAGGACTCAAGGAATTGCTGGAGTATGATGGTGATGTTAAGGAAGATCTCTGTCAGACTTTCCAG atCTCCTACACTGTTTTCGGTGAAGTTGTTACGCACAGTCTAAAGCCGAAAGGGGATAAAATTCCAGTCACGGAGCAAAATAGGGAAG AATATGTCAATCTCTATGTGGATTATCTTCTGAATAAGTCCATATATCAACAGTTTGCATCATTTTATCATGGTTTCCACAGTGTCTGTGCATCGAACGCCCTGATC ATGTTGCGCCCTGAAGAGGTGGAGATGTTGGTCTGCGGAAATCCTGAGCTGGACATGGATGCTCTCAGGAAGGTGACAGTTTATGATGGTTACACGAAGAATGACTCAGCCATCAG GTATTTCTGGGATGTAGTTATGTCATTCTCAATGGAGTTAAAGAAGAAATTGTTGCTATTTGCCACCGGAAGTGACCGTGTTCCCATCGGGGGCATGGGTGAAATGGAATTTAAAATTATACGAATGGAAGTCGCTCACAGCACCAGCAT